In Mytilus trossulus isolate FHL-02 chromosome 6, PNRI_Mtr1.1.1.hap1, whole genome shotgun sequence, a single window of DNA contains:
- the LOC134723416 gene encoding uncharacterized protein LOC134723416 yields the protein MNFLQFVVLGSLAVACSAHLCLLSPPQRGTMMGINKAGANDCGLTASPCGGRMAGMNPTYFKTGENVTVVIQKNLDHYSKPTPGNFKVNLMMDNASTATATATIMDMGEPSLSIYSTSMMIPHTASKGKYMIQVVYNTMNPDTGVPPQFYQCTDVMLH from the exons ATGAATTTCCTCCAGTTTGTAGTTCTTGGTAGTTTGGCTGTAGCATGCTCGGCACATTTGTGTTTATTGAGCCCTCCTCAACGAG GTACAATGATGGGTATCAACAAAGCCGGTGCTAATGATTGCGGTTTAACTGCTTCACCATGTGGAGGTCGAATGGCCGGAATGAACCCAACTTACTTCAAAACAGGGGAAAATGTAACAGTTGTCATTCAGAAGAATCTTGATCATTATTCAAAACCTACTCCAGGAAATTTTAAGGTAAACCTTATGATGGACAACGCCTCCACAGCAACAGCTACTGCGACCATAATGGATATGGGTGAACCATCTCTGTCAATATATTCTACTTCAATGATGATTCCACATACAGCATCGAAAGGAAAATACATGATCCAAGTAGTCTACAATACGATGAATCCAGATACAGGGGTTCCACCACAGTTTTACCAGTGTACAGATGTAATGCTTCATTGA